Within the bacterium genome, the region AGAAGCAGGGTATATCTTTCCCCTATGTGGAACAACTTATGGTGAAGTTAAAGAAGGCCGGCTTAGTAGAGAGTATACGGGGGCCTAATGGCGGGTATCGCCTATCCAGGCCGTCCTCGAAAATCAAGGCCGGTGAGGTGGTGCGAATAGTTGAGGGGCCGATTGAGATTGTGCCCTGTGTTGGTTTAAAAAAGAATGCGCAAGAATGCAGTCGGGCAGGAGAATGTGCTACTCAATTGCTCTGGACAAAAGTGAGCCGGCAAATAGCCCAGTTGCTGGATGGAATTTCACTGGAAGAATTAGCTAAGTGGGAAAAAGAGCTGAAAGAAAATAATCTCTGTCAAAAGAATACTGTAGAGGTAACTACTTAGGGGTCTTGCTTACCGGGTGTCTGGTGGCCTGGTGTTTGGTGGCCTGGTGTTCCGCTTACCAGACTACCAGACATCAGACTACCAGATGTCTGTGAAAAATAGCCGAAACGATAAACCTCGCCCAATTTTCTATTGACAATCTTAGTTTAATGATGTTATACTCAGCAG harbors:
- a CDS encoding Rrf2 family transcriptional regulator translates to MKLSTKGRYGLRAILELALHEEGEYLSINDIAQKQGISFPYVEQLMVKLKKAGLVESIRGPNGGYRLSRPSSKIKAGEVVRIVEGPIEIVPCVGLKKNAQECSRAGECATQLLWTKVSRQIAQLLDGISLEELAKWEKELKENNLCQKNTVEVTT